GTCCCCGAGTACCACCACGAGTACCCCCCCGGCGAGCACGGGCGCCGGCTGGGGCCGCGTGGCCTGGAGCCGGGGAGCCCCCGAGGGCAGGGGCCGGCGCCAGCGCACCTCGCCCGAGTCCACGGCGAGCGCCCTCACCGTCCCCTCCGGCCCCACGACGTAGACGGAGCCCGCGTCCGAGACGAGCGGGGTGAGCACGGGTGGCTGCCCGGTGAGGCGCCAGCGCTCCGAGCCATCGGCGAGCGCGAGGCTGATGAGAGTCCCGCCAACCGTTCCCACGATGACACTTTCCCCCGAAACCGCCGGGCCCGCGGCGACCTCCCGGCCCAGCTCCACCCGCCAGAGGGCCGTCCCCTGGCGGTCCAGCCGCAGGAACCGGCCCGCCTCGTTGCCCACCAGGACCCCGTCCTCCAGGGCCACCAGCCCCGCACGGGACGGCGCGTCAGAGGAGAAGGTGAAGAGCTTGTCGGTGGGTTGCCGGCAGGCGGCCATCAGCGCCGCCATGGCGAGCAGTAAGAGGAGGCGCTGAGGGCGGGGTGGCGGCATGGTTGAGGGAGGATCTTCAGGACCCTAGGATGGTTGGCAAGGAAGGAACCCGACATGGCTTCGATTCGCGACGACGAGCTCCCCAGCTCGACTGGTATTCCCTCATCCGCCCGCCGGGCCGATTGGGCCCCGCC
The sequence above is drawn from the Archangium gephyra genome and encodes:
- a CDS encoding PQQ-binding-like beta-propeller repeat protein produces the protein MPPPRPQRLLLLLAMAALMAACRQPTDKLFTFSSDAPSRAGLVALEDGVLVGNEAGRFLRLDRQGTALWRVELGREVAAGPAVSGESVIVGTVGGTLISLALADGSERWRLTGQPPVLTPLVSDAGSVYVVGPEGTVRALAVDSGEVRWRRPLPSGAPRLQATRPQPAPVLAGGVLVVVLGDAGLFALSPQDGTVRWRQPLARVLGMEAQGEVLYVSTQKGEVLALGLANGQVRWRQTLASALASPPSWAQGQVWVGTEDKLLLAVSPQDGRESIRLALPAPLVTQAVEFREWVLVPTRDSQGWLLALKPREGPPVFTLRLDTPLLTRPVVLGDQLFVLGQDGRVLSWRLQPPKP